The Oryzihumus leptocrescens sequence CATGGAGCTGACGACGGGACAGTGCGACCGGGCGGCAGGAGTGCTGCTGGCACAGGCCTGCGGGGACGCGCTGGGGGTGCCCTACGAGTTCGCCACACCTCCGGACGGGGAGCCGCGGATGGTCGGCGGCGGCCTCGGGCCCTACGTCCCCGGCGAGTGGAGCGACGACACCCAGATGTCGCTGTGTATCGCGCGGGTTGCCGCCCGCGGGGACCTCACCTCCGCCGCCGCGCAGGACGAGGTCGCGGCCGCGTTCGAGGGGTGGCTGCACGGGGGCGCCAGCGACGTGGGCACCCAGACGCGGGTCGTGCTGACCCAGGCCGGCCGTTGGGACGGCCCGGCCGCGCACCGGCTGCGCGAGGCCGCCGAGCGGCTGCACGCGCTGAACGGGCACACCGCCGGCAACGGGGCCCTGATGCGCACCGGCGTGGTCGGCCTGACCCGGCTGGACTCGCGGGAGACCAGCGCCCGCACCGCCCGGTCTCTCGCCGAGCTCACCCACACCGACCCGTTGGCCGGGGACTCGTGCGTCCTGTGGTCGGAGGCGGTGCGGGTGGCCGTGCTGGAGGGCCGGTTCGACCTGATTTCCGGGCTGGACCTGCTGCCCGAGGAGCGGCGGGGGCAGTGGTCAACATGGATCCACGAGGCGACCGGGGTCGAGCCGAAGACGTTCTCCCCCAACGGATTCACGGTGAAGGCCTTCCAGGCCGCATGGGCTGCGATCAGCTCGACCGACGAGGGCGACGGGTCGCCGGTGCACCTGCAGCGCGCACTGGCGGCGGCCGTGCATGCCGGGGACGACACCGACACCGTGGCGGCCATCGCCGGCGCTCTGCTCGGGGCACGCTACGGCGCCTCGGCGGTGCCGACGCGCTGGCGCCGCGAGGTCCACGGCTGGCCCGGGATGCGCGCCGCCCGTGACCTGGTCTCACTCGGGATCCAGACCGCGCGGGGCGGCGTGCCGCAGGGCTCGTGGCCGCGGGTCGAGGTCATGGCCACCGGCCGCGAGCCGGCCCGCGCCGTGCCCCACCCGCACGACCCCGGCGTGCTGCTCGGCACCCTGGCGGACCTGGGCCGCACGACCGAGCTCGGCGTCGACGCGGTCGTCTCGCTCTGCCGGCTCGGCACCGCCGAGGCGCCTGCCGCCGGGGTCGCGGCCCGCGACCACGTGGAGGTGTGGCTGGTCGACAGCAACCTGCCCTCGGACAACGCGCACCTGGACTTCGTCCTCGACGACGCCGCGGCCGCGGTGAAGCTGCTGCGCGCAGAGGGCCGTCGGGTGCTGCTGCACTGCGTCCACGCCGAGCAGCGCACCCCCAGCGTCGCGCTGCGGTATGCCGTGCGGCAGGGGGCGGACGCGCGCGAGGCGGCGCGCGCGATACAGACGGTGCTGCCGAGCACCCGGGGCTACGGCCGCCTCTGGGAGGCGGCCACCGGCCGCCTGGCGCCGGTGAGCTCGCGAGGCTGAACCCCGGCGCCGAAGAGGGGCGAGTGGCTAGGGCGTGGGGCCGCCGGCCGGTGTCGAGGAGGTCGGCTTCGGCACGGTGGTCACGGTGGAGCTGGGCACCTCGCTCGTCGTGGCGGTCCTGCTCGACGTGGTGCGGGTCGGCGCCTCGGTGGTCGTCGTGGACGTCCCGGTCGTGGTCGGCTCCGTGGTGGTCGTGGTGCGCGTGGGGGTGCGGGTCCGGCTCGTGGTGCGGCTCGGCGTGGCCGGAGCCTCGGTGGCGGGGGTGACCTGGGTGCGGGCCGGTGAGCCGGCCGGCGGCGGGCGGACGAGGACGTAGAGGGTCAGGGTGAACAGGAAGATGGCGAGCAGCACCCACGTCGAGGTGCGGATGGCGCGGAGGTGGGACATCAGTCGGCGCCGGAACCGCTCTGGGTGCTCGTCGGGGCGTTGACGCCGCCGCCCGCACTGGTCGGCTCGGCGGTGTCGAGGTCGGTGGTGACGTTGATGCCCTCACGCAGCAGGCCGATCGCGATGCGGGCCCGCAGCGCCCGGCCGACGTCGAACTGCTTCCCGGGCAGGGTGCGGGCGACCACCCGGATCGAGACGTGGTCGACGTCGATGCTCTGCACACCCATGATCGCCGGCGGGTCGAGCATGAGCTGCTGCAGCGCCGGGTCACCGAAGGCGTCCTCGCCGATCCGGTGCAGCAGGTCGCTGACCCGGTTGACGTCCGCGGTGGCCGGGACCGGCACGTCGACCACGGAGCGGGCCCAGTCACGGGAGAGGTTGGTGACCTGGGTGATCTGGCCGTTCGGGGTGATGACCACCTCGCCGTCGGCCGTCCGGATCGTCGTGATCCGCAGGGTGACGTCCTCGACGGTGCCGATCGCGGGGTCGGAGATCCCGGGGGCGTTGAGGCGGATGAGGTCGCCGAAGCCGTACTGCTTCTCGGTGATGATGAAGAAGCCGGCGAGCAGGTCCTGCACCACGCGCTGGGCGCCGAAGCCGAGGGCGACACCGGCCACCGCGGCGGGGGCGACGAGGCCGGTGACGGGGACGCCGAGGCGCTGGGCGATACCGACCGCGGTGGCGCAGTAGATGACCACCAGCGTGGCCCAGGTGATGACCTGGGCCAGGGCGTGGCGGTGCTTGGACGCCTCGGACCGCACGAGGGAGTCGGTCTCGGCGGCGCTGTCGTCGATCCGCTGGGTGATCCGGTCACCCGCCCACGTGGCGAAGCGCGTCAGCAGGAGCGCCCCGGTCACGAGCAGGACGATCTCCAGGCCGCTGCTGCGGGCCCAGTCGACGAAGTCGGTCAACGGCTGGACGTTGGAGAACATCGCTGCCCATGGTCCCGCAGGGGTCGAGGGGTGACCAGCGCCGTCTCAGCCGGCGCGCCGGACCGGCGCGCGCTGCAACCCCCGGCCAGGGTGCCTTCGGGTATGCCGTGCCGGCCGGCGCGCTGGAGGGCGTCAGGCCTGCTGGACCGTGTAGACCACCGTCTGCACGCGGATCTGGCCGTCCTGGAAGATGAACGTGTCGATGCCGTCCTCGACCTTGCGACCGCCGCCGGTCGCCTTCCACTCCAGGTAGAGCACGTCGTCGGCGAACACGGTGGTGAGGTCCCACTGCGCCTGCGGCACATCGCCCAGCAGCTGGGTGAAGACCTGACGTGCGCCGTCCTTGCCCCGGTAGACCTTCTTCTGCACCACGAGGATCGCGTCGTCGGCGTAGTCGGCGACGATGTCCTCGAGGTCCTCGGCGCCGAGCGCCTGCCCGTGGTGTGCGAAGACCTCTTCGGCTGTGCGTGTGGCCATGGCCTGCCCCTCCTTGGTCGGTGCCGTCATGCCGACTCTCAGGGGCACGGTCCCCCACCCGGAAGGGCCTTGGGTCACTGGCGGGGCGGCGGACGTCGTGGTTGTGTGCGGAGGGGACTGTGGGCGACCACCGGGGCCGCCCTGCTGCGTCGCCCAACCGCGTCGCCCAGGCGCGTCGTCCAGGCGCGCTGCCCAGTCAGGAGGGGAGCCACCATGAAGGCCGTACGACTGCACCGCTACCACGAGCGTCCCGCCGTCGAGGAGGTGCGCGACCCCGAGCCGACCGGCCCCTTCGACGTGGTCGTCCGGGTCGGCGGCGCCGGGCTGTGCCGCACCGACCTGCACATCGTCGAGGGCCAGTGGGCCGACCGCAGCAACGTGCCGCTGCCCTACACCCTCGGCCACGAGAACGCCGGCTGGGTGCACGCCGTCGGGTCAGCGGTGGAGCACCTCTCCCCCGGCGACGCCGTCATCCTGCACCCCCTCATC is a genomic window containing:
- a CDS encoding ADP-ribosylglycohydrolase family protein, which codes for MELTTGQCDRAAGVLLAQACGDALGVPYEFATPPDGEPRMVGGGLGPYVPGEWSDDTQMSLCIARVAARGDLTSAAAQDEVAAAFEGWLHGGASDVGTQTRVVLTQAGRWDGPAAHRLREAAERLHALNGHTAGNGALMRTGVVGLTRLDSRETSARTARSLAELTHTDPLAGDSCVLWSEAVRVAVLEGRFDLISGLDLLPEERRGQWSTWIHEATGVEPKTFSPNGFTVKAFQAAWAAISSTDEGDGSPVHLQRALAAAVHAGDDTDTVAAIAGALLGARYGASAVPTRWRREVHGWPGMRAARDLVSLGIQTARGGVPQGSWPRVEVMATGREPARAVPHPHDPGVLLGTLADLGRTTELGVDAVVSLCRLGTAEAPAAGVAARDHVEVWLVDSNLPSDNAHLDFVLDDAAAAVKLLRAEGRRVLLHCVHAEQRTPSVALRYAVRQGADAREAARAIQTVLPSTRGYGRLWEAATGRLAPVSSRG
- a CDS encoding mechanosensitive ion channel family protein — protein: MFSNVQPLTDFVDWARSSGLEIVLLVTGALLLTRFATWAGDRITQRIDDSAAETDSLVRSEASKHRHALAQVITWATLVVIYCATAVGIAQRLGVPVTGLVAPAAVAGVALGFGAQRVVQDLLAGFFIITEKQYGFGDLIRLNAPGISDPAIGTVEDVTLRITTIRTADGEVVITPNGQITQVTNLSRDWARSVVDVPVPATADVNRVSDLLHRIGEDAFGDPALQQLMLDPPAIMGVQSIDVDHVSIRVVARTLPGKQFDVGRALRARIAIGLLREGINVTTDLDTAEPTSAGGGVNAPTSTQSGSGAD
- a CDS encoding nuclear transport factor 2 family protein codes for the protein MATRTAEEVFAHHGQALGAEDLEDIVADYADDAILVVQKKVYRGKDGARQVFTQLLGDVPQAQWDLTTVFADDVLYLEWKATGGGRKVEDGIDTFIFQDGQIRVQTVVYTVQQA